A genomic window from Clostridia bacterium includes:
- a CDS encoding GAF domain-containing sensor histidine kinase, whose product MSEFLKGIPAVMTVGVVVGVFFSLQRQHRTARVRFWVIGWSVMFLHFVAALFSVSSPGATWIVNTVQLATLQVAGLAFLVSMTTLVEVPRLRSGAFVLMSIPLVTYAGMMAANSSNRLAYSCLAAWIFFGGAAWFLAWYGRFSVYVVCTMGFLASLGGIALWHIRTEHADIAFYTMLLAMYTLAGVLFARRFWRASAGVLLSCGGFFAWAGIWALAAFAPSVVAIVGFDSDLWNIPKLFVGVGMILTLLEEESRGARAAGERERTLNLQMGRFADITSRLLGGAEVRSLCSEIAQVITEFANFRRVAILLPDERNRLVLVGHAGVSSEAYEQLTKKLTDFTAEKVAELCAGARQIGHNSFICSGAAARAYAVSSIEHFDMNPFWREGDELLVPLRSAQGAIVGCILLDDPKDASRVTHEEMSKIEMLASDVAVAIENATLQRRIVLQEKMASVGQLVSGVAHELNNPLTAVMGYTELMSDSDTEGRYQRELDIIRREARRMKLIIDNLLRFARQAKTETKAAVFQQVLVEALNLRDYELKRLGVVVESDVPSNLPPVAVDEAQLKTVVVNLLSNAADAMQNSDERSVTVHARHVGERVVVSVLDTGGGFSDVTRVFDPFFTTKGPGRGTGLGLSICYGIVKQHGGDIYARNVHPRGACVSMELPALNGEEAARAHGSAATLGS is encoded by the coding sequence ATGAGCGAGTTTCTTAAGGGCATTCCTGCAGTAATGACCGTCGGCGTCGTCGTCGGCGTCTTCTTTTCCCTGCAGAGGCAACACCGAACTGCACGCGTGCGCTTCTGGGTTATTGGTTGGTCGGTCATGTTCCTGCACTTTGTGGCCGCGCTGTTCTCAGTGTCTTCGCCGGGGGCAACTTGGATAGTAAACACGGTTCAGTTGGCAACGTTGCAGGTGGCGGGGCTGGCTTTCCTCGTTTCCATGACCACCCTGGTCGAAGTGCCACGCCTGCGCTCAGGGGCCTTTGTGCTCATGAGCATACCGCTGGTGACGTATGCCGGCATGATGGCGGCGAATAGTTCCAACCGGCTCGCATACTCATGTTTGGCTGCGTGGATATTCTTCGGTGGCGCAGCCTGGTTCCTGGCCTGGTACGGCCGATTCTCGGTCTACGTCGTGTGCACGATGGGATTCCTTGCGTCGCTCGGCGGGATCGCGCTTTGGCATATCCGCACGGAGCACGCCGACATCGCGTTCTATACGATGTTGCTGGCGATGTATACGCTCGCGGGTGTTCTCTTCGCGCGACGATTCTGGCGTGCCTCTGCCGGTGTACTGCTTTCCTGCGGCGGCTTTTTTGCCTGGGCAGGGATATGGGCATTGGCGGCTTTCGCACCCAGTGTCGTCGCCATCGTGGGCTTCGACAGCGACCTGTGGAACATCCCGAAACTCTTCGTTGGCGTAGGCATGATCCTGACCCTCTTGGAAGAAGAATCACGCGGTGCGCGGGCGGCGGGGGAGCGAGAGCGCACGCTGAATCTCCAGATGGGGCGCTTTGCCGACATCACCTCCCGGCTGTTGGGTGGTGCCGAGGTTCGGTCGCTGTGCAGCGAGATCGCGCAGGTCATTACTGAATTTGCGAATTTCCGGCGCGTCGCCATCCTTCTGCCCGATGAGCGGAACCGCCTGGTGCTCGTGGGCCACGCTGGCGTAAGTTCCGAAGCATACGAGCAACTCACTAAAAAACTCACCGACTTCACAGCCGAAAAGGTAGCGGAACTCTGCGCCGGGGCGCGACAGATTGGGCACAACTCATTCATCTGCAGCGGCGCTGCTGCACGCGCGTACGCCGTCAGCAGCATCGAACACTTCGACATGAACCCGTTCTGGCGCGAGGGCGATGAACTGCTGGTGCCGTTGCGCTCAGCGCAAGGGGCAATCGTGGGATGCATCTTGCTTGACGATCCCAAAGATGCAAGCCGCGTTACGCACGAGGAGATGTCGAAAATCGAAATGCTGGCCAGCGACGTGGCCGTCGCCATCGAGAATGCCACGCTCCAGCGACGCATCGTCCTGCAGGAGAAGATGGCATCGGTCGGGCAGCTAGTCTCCGGCGTGGCTCACGAGCTGAACAATCCTCTGACGGCCGTCATGGGTTACACCGAACTTATGTCGGACAGCGACACCGAAGGCCGTTATCAGCGCGAGCTGGACATCATTCGTCGTGAAGCCAGACGGATGAAGCTAATCATCGACAATCTGCTGCGCTTCGCTCGCCAGGCAAAGACTGAGACCAAGGCGGCAGTCTTCCAGCAGGTGCTGGTCGAGGCGCTGAATCTGCGCGACTATGAACTGAAAAGGCTTGGAGTCGTGGTGGAGAGTGACGTCCCGTCGAACCTGCCACCCGTCGCCGTGGACGAGGCGCAGCTCAAGACGGTTGTGGTGAACCTGCTGAGCAACGCGGCGGACGCAATGCAAAACTCCGACGAACGAAGCGTGACGGTACACGCGCGCCATGTCGGGGAGAGAGTGGTTGTGAGCGTGCTGGATACCGGCGGCGGCTTCAGCGACGTGACGCGGGTCTTCGATCCTTTCTTTACGACGAAAGGCCCGGGGCGCGGCACCGGGCTGGGACTAAGCATCTGCTATGGGATTGTGAAGCAGCATGGCGGCGACATTTATGCGCGCAACGTGCATCCGCGCGGTGCATGCGTCAGCATGGAGCTTCCGGCGCTGAATGGAGAGGAAGCGGCAAGGGCGCACGGTTCGGCCGCTACGCTCGGGTCGTGA
- a CDS encoding phosphotransferase, translated as MPENVMEHIVTELRQTGAQYYPEHGELRNVRVVGHTPKSDHYIYDIVIDFADGAERLAAKVYRASKCGARGSKDMASVETRNLRKVYDTFRKKNLAGVPRPVGEFVEFGAVVAEKLGGMPLQSIIMKAALLPGYADLGTLHAAARHAGEWLRRFHKATADLPAPFDGVTLLRELEKLCANCKGSGLDEASVRMILSGTKSILSKTRKALPTSAVLNDFSPLNIVLGEKGVGFSDFANMAERGTSYSDVASFLASVEALEKYPFCNRSITTEVQESFLEAYGVTPAEQQILRVLKMQALLSMFAQGRNVKESAVRKKVMWATVMKRFIQQAAERSLAPAA; from the coding sequence ATGCCGGAAAACGTGATGGAGCATATTGTTACGGAATTGCGCCAAACCGGCGCCCAGTATTATCCCGAACACGGGGAGCTCAGGAATGTTCGGGTTGTGGGCCACACTCCCAAGAGCGACCACTATATTTATGACATCGTGATCGACTTTGCGGATGGCGCGGAGCGATTGGCGGCCAAGGTTTATCGCGCAAGCAAGTGCGGTGCGCGGGGCTCGAAGGACATGGCCAGCGTGGAGACCCGCAATCTACGCAAGGTCTATGACACGTTTCGCAAAAAGAACCTGGCCGGGGTTCCACGCCCCGTTGGCGAGTTCGTGGAGTTTGGGGCGGTGGTTGCCGAGAAGCTAGGCGGCATGCCGCTGCAATCGATCATCATGAAGGCTGCACTTCTTCCGGGCTATGCCGACCTTGGCACGTTGCACGCAGCAGCTCGCCACGCTGGCGAGTGGCTTCGCCGCTTCCACAAGGCTACGGCCGACTTGCCGGCTCCGTTCGACGGTGTAACTCTGCTGCGCGAACTTGAAAAGCTTTGCGCGAACTGCAAGGGTTCCGGACTGGACGAAGCCTCTGTACGGATGATTCTGTCGGGAACTAAGTCGATCCTGTCCAAGACCAGGAAAGCGCTGCCGACCTCGGCTGTGCTGAACGACTTCTCGCCCTTGAACATCGTTCTTGGCGAAAAGGGCGTGGGCTTCAGCGACTTCGCCAACATGGCGGAGCGCGGTACGTCGTATAGCGACGTCGCATCGTTCCTGGCTTCCGTGGAGGCGTTGGAGAAATATCCCTTCTGTAACCGATCGATCACGACCGAGGTGCAGGAGAGTTTTCTGGAAGCTTATGGCGTAACCCCCGCGGAGCAGCAGATTTTGCGGGTTTTGAAGATGCAGGCTCTGCTTAGCATGTTCGCTCAGGGCCGCAACGTGAAGGAAAGCGCCGTCCGCAAGAAGGTGATGTGGGCGACGGTGATGAAGAGATTCATACAGCAGGCGGCTGAGCGGTCGCTAGCGCCAGCTGCGTAG
- a CDS encoding HNH endonuclease, with amino-acid sequence METAVPVENPYSAMHAPVLVLNASYEPINVCAARRAIVLVLKGVAMTEEINGHFLHSPRIAMRVPSVIRLLEYRRIPHQTRALSRKNILLRDRNTCQYCGLLLSSSDLTLDHVIPRSRGGASTWENLVACCHECNRKKGNQLAHDTGMRLLREPRPFTLHTSRHIMRMMGRSDAKWRKYLFY; translated from the coding sequence ATGGAGACCGCTGTGCCGGTCGAGAACCCGTATAGCGCGATGCACGCGCCGGTGCTGGTTCTGAACGCCTCCTATGAGCCGATCAACGTTTGTGCGGCACGCAGAGCGATCGTGCTCGTTCTGAAGGGCGTTGCCATGACGGAAGAGATCAACGGACACTTCTTACACTCGCCGCGCATCGCAATGCGAGTGCCCTCAGTCATTCGTCTGCTTGAATACCGCCGCATTCCGCACCAGACGCGAGCACTGTCGCGCAAGAACATCCTGCTGCGTGACCGTAATACCTGCCAGTATTGCGGCCTGCTGCTGTCCTCCAGCGACTTGACACTCGATCATGTGATCCCGCGCTCGCGCGGTGGCGCCTCTACATGGGAGAACCTCGTCGCGTGCTGCCATGAATGTAATCGCAAGAAGGGAAACCAACTGGCGCACGATACCGGCATGAGACTGTTGCGCGAGCCGCGTCCATTTACGCTGCATACCAGCCGACATATCATGCGAATGATGGGCCGCTCGGACGCAAAGTGGCGGAAATACCTGTTTTACTAA
- a CDS encoding ComF family protein, translated as MSRYECQLGEARCNDCGREQPTFVRAASYGPYAGGLRELVHLLKYDRVRPAAGVLGRMLAETIATLEAEFPADVLVIPVPLHASKLRQRGFNQSELIAEAALRHLERQSRIRYRRNLSALVRKRATESQVGMTREQRRANMRGAFAVGSLNDIANSALLLVDDVFTTGATVGECARVLRKAGAADVWVVTVGRALRDAGTFANVPRAGIQEEEGEAALVAHAP; from the coding sequence TTGTCGCGCTATGAATGTCAACTTGGCGAAGCGCGCTGCAATGACTGCGGCCGCGAGCAACCGACCTTCGTGCGCGCGGCCTCCTACGGGCCGTATGCCGGGGGACTACGCGAATTAGTGCATCTATTGAAGTATGACCGAGTGCGTCCCGCGGCGGGTGTGCTAGGCCGGATGCTGGCTGAAACCATTGCAACGCTTGAAGCGGAGTTCCCGGCGGACGTGCTGGTGATTCCGGTGCCGTTACACGCGAGCAAACTGCGGCAGCGCGGGTTCAACCAGTCGGAGCTGATAGCTGAAGCTGCGCTTCGGCACCTTGAACGGCAGAGTCGGATTCGTTATCGAAGGAACTTGAGTGCGCTTGTGCGCAAGCGTGCGACGGAGTCGCAGGTGGGCATGACGCGAGAACAACGCCGAGCCAACATGCGGGGAGCTTTTGCCGTCGGATCTCTAAACGACATTGCAAACAGCGCTCTGCTGCTAGTGGATGACGTTTTCACCACCGGCGCGACGGTGGGTGAGTGCGCTCGTGTGCTGCGCAAGGCCGGGGCGGCGGACGTTTGGGTCGTGACCGTCGGCCGCGCACTCAGGGATGCAGGAACGTTTGCGAATGTCCCCCGAGCGGGTATTCAGGAGGAGGAAGGCGAGGCGGCCCTGGTCGCACATGCACCTTAG
- a CDS encoding oligopeptide transporter, OPT family — protein sequence MSVQYDKDSISTPSKYRPYVPPDMQMREFTLRAVLLGLVMTVILGAANMYLGLRAGMTIAATYPAAVIAMAVLRLMKGSILEENMARTIGSIGESVAAGAVFTIPAFIIAGVWPVFDVRNGYMSSVALMAVGGTLGILFVTLLRRVMVEDPDLPYPESVAAAEIHKAGQQGARAAKILFANMAVGATVYFLGAIQFFSATKEFIFKVGTLGTSAVKLTRAAGEPTIAAGGVTAFSAPAISPAYLGVGYIIGPRLGALNFAGGIFAWGLLVPLLVFFLGPQMSAAMPAGAGEAGWAGAAGAVWYSIVRPIAVGGMLVGASYTLFKMRKSLGLGMKRAVADLKKSASVSAATNRTEQDLPSKFIFMGLGVVFLCMIALYFYFTNVIGGALLSAIVMIILGFFFAAVSGNLVGMIGSSNNPISGLTLCTLIVAALLMVAIGIKGPTGVAAVLGVAAVVCVSSAVAGEMLQDLKVGHILGGTPSKMQIGDLIGIVISSLVLFFPLMVLNNAYGFGSPQLPAPQAGLMASLASGIVGGNMAWPLVVVGILMGFGLILIEVRSPMLFSVGMYLPLETTFAIFVGGVFRWVTDKLRDRKKLNDAQKARVENSGVLTASGLIAGEALCGLVIAAIIGIQKSKDIKILPTIFEHPPLIIGAVVLVALAILMIRLPLANAGHPDEPAPPTAIM from the coding sequence ATGTCTGTTCAATACGACAAGGATTCGATTTCAACCCCTAGCAAGTACCGCCCCTATGTCCCCCCTGACATGCAGATGCGTGAATTCACGCTTCGTGCAGTTTTGCTCGGACTGGTGATGACCGTCATCCTTGGCGCTGCGAACATGTATTTGGGTTTGCGAGCGGGAATGACCATCGCCGCCACCTATCCAGCCGCCGTCATCGCCATGGCTGTGCTGAGACTTATGAAGGGCTCCATCCTCGAAGAAAACATGGCTCGTACCATCGGCTCGATTGGTGAGTCGGTAGCCGCTGGCGCCGTGTTCACGATCCCGGCGTTCATCATCGCCGGTGTCTGGCCGGTATTCGACGTCCGCAATGGGTATATGAGTTCTGTCGCGCTGATGGCCGTAGGCGGAACACTGGGCATTCTTTTCGTGACCCTGCTTCGCCGCGTCATGGTGGAAGATCCCGACCTTCCCTACCCGGAATCGGTCGCTGCCGCTGAAATCCATAAGGCGGGACAGCAGGGTGCGCGCGCCGCGAAAATCCTGTTCGCGAACATGGCGGTCGGCGCTACCGTGTACTTCCTCGGCGCCATCCAGTTCTTCTCGGCGACCAAGGAATTCATCTTCAAGGTAGGCACTCTGGGTACCAGCGCCGTTAAGTTGACGCGTGCCGCCGGTGAACCCACGATTGCAGCCGGAGGCGTCACCGCCTTTTCGGCACCCGCCATCAGCCCGGCTTACCTCGGCGTTGGCTACATCATCGGACCCCGCCTCGGCGCGTTGAACTTCGCCGGTGGCATTTTTGCATGGGGACTCCTGGTTCCGCTTCTTGTCTTCTTCCTTGGGCCGCAAATGAGCGCAGCCATGCCGGCCGGAGCCGGTGAAGCCGGTTGGGCTGGCGCGGCCGGAGCGGTCTGGTACTCCATCGTGCGTCCGATCGCTGTCGGCGGAATGCTTGTCGGCGCGTCGTACACGCTCTTCAAAATGCGCAAAAGCCTCGGCCTTGGCATGAAGCGCGCCGTCGCCGACCTGAAGAAGAGCGCATCCGTGAGCGCCGCCACAAACCGCACCGAACAGGACCTGCCCAGCAAGTTCATATTCATGGGCTTGGGCGTCGTTTTCCTCTGCATGATCGCCCTCTACTTCTACTTCACTAACGTGATTGGCGGCGCATTGCTTTCCGCCATCGTCATGATCATCCTCGGCTTCTTCTTCGCCGCGGTTTCCGGCAATCTCGTCGGCATGATCGGTTCTTCCAATAACCCGATCTCCGGGCTGACACTCTGCACTCTCATCGTCGCTGCCCTGCTGATGGTTGCCATCGGCATCAAGGGTCCCACCGGCGTCGCTGCCGTTCTGGGCGTAGCCGCCGTCGTGTGCGTCAGTTCCGCTGTCGCTGGTGAGATGCTGCAGGACCTCAAGGTTGGACACATCCTCGGCGGCACACCGTCGAAGATGCAGATTGGCGATCTCATCGGTATCGTCATCTCCAGCCTCGTACTCTTCTTCCCCTTGATGGTTCTCAACAACGCGTACGGTTTCGGCAGCCCGCAACTTCCTGCTCCGCAGGCTGGCCTCATGGCCTCACTGGCATCGGGCATCGTCGGCGGAAACATGGCGTGGCCGCTCGTTGTCGTAGGCATCCTGATGGGCTTCGGTCTAATCCTGATCGAAGTTCGCAGCCCAATGCTGTTCTCGGTCGGCATGTACCTGCCGCTGGAAACGACATTCGCCATCTTTGTCGGCGGCGTATTCCGCTGGGTTACCGACAAGCTGCGCGACCGCAAGAAGTTGAACGATGCACAGAAGGCTCGTGTCGAGAATTCCGGCGTGCTCACCGCATCCGGTCTTATCGCCGGAGAGGCACTCTGCGGTCTTGTCATTGCCGCGATCATCGGCATACAGAAGAGCAAGGACATCAAGATACTGCCGACAATTTTCGAACACCCGCCGCTCATCATCGGAGCAGTCGTGCTGGTCGCTTTGGCCATTCTGATGATTCGCCTGCCGCTCGCCAACGCCGGACACCCGGACGAACCGGCTCCGCCGACGGCGATTATGTAA